In Prochlorococcus marinus CUG1435, the genomic window ATAAAAGCAGCTGTTTTTGCCCCTATATCTATCATGGCACCTTTGGGCTCTAGAGCAAAAACTGTACCTTTAACTAAATCGCCTGGCTTAAAGTTATAGTCATACTTACCTAAAAGTGATGCAAATTCCTCTTGTGTAAATCCTGCGTTGTCAAAATCAGTATTTGTTCTGCTAGAAGAAGAATCTGCTGAAGGTATCTCGCTCTTCTCGAATGATAAATCTTCCTCATTTTGGGATGCTGAATCCTTATCTAAATCAGACGGATTTTTGATTTCTTGATCCTCAGAAATTTCTTTAATAGTTTGGGAAGAATTTTCGTTCATTTGTTGTATCGCAGACTACCTAAGGTAGTTAGAAAGGAATGCTATTAGCCTGCAAACCAATAGCAAAAGCATTTGTGTTATGTATTCTACACTTTAAGATGCTGAATTTTATGAAATTGATGCTAATTGGTTTTTTGAACCACTTTTTAGAGACTCAAGAGTTGAAATAAAATCTTTTACCCCATTAAATTTTCTGTAAACTGAGGCGTATCTTATATAGGCGACCTCGTTTTCTTTCCTAAGATTTTTAAGTATTAATTCTCCGATTTGTGAAGATTTAATATCTTTATTAGAGTCTTGAACGATTTGAGATTCAATCCCATCTACGAAATTAATAATTGCTTCACTACTGAAGTTAGTCTTTTCGCAAGCTCTTGAAATTCCAGTAAATAATTTTTGTTTATCGAATAATTCTCTACCCCCATCTTTTTTAATAACTGAAACAGGCATTGTTTCAACTCTTTCATAAGTTGTAAATCTAAAGCTGCAATTTAAACATTCTCTTCTTCTTCGAACACTTTTACCACTATCAGCAGATCTTGATTCCAAAACTCTGCTATCTGTGTTTTGACAGGTTGGACACTGCATGTAGTGAAATAAGGTGAACTGTAACTCTAATAGTAGAGTAAAATCCTAATTATGAAAAGTAAAAAAAAACCTCTTGTTAAAGAGGTTTTTTAATAACATCATTTTTTATCGAATTTAGGTGGATCTCTAAAGGCGACAGCAAAGAATAAAGTTACAACTGCAAGAGTTAAAATAAGAACGTATGCGAAAGCTTCCATAAGATTAAGTAATAAAGTTTAGTTTAAACCCTTCCTGGGATTCTTCTGGTGGTTTCGTCACCAAGTTTCTTGAATAAACCAAATTCAACTTGGTCGCCAATCTCAGCATCAATACCAGCAAAGGAATTTCTGTAAAGAGTCCTTGAAGCATGCCACCAGTGGCCAAACAAGAATAGCAATCCGAAACATAAATGTGCATATGTAAACCATGCTCTTGGTGAGCTTCGGAATACACCGTCAGATTTATAAGTCTCTCTGTCAAACTTGAATGCTTCTCCAAGTTGAGCCTTTCTAGCTAATCTTTTAACTACTGCAGGATCAGTAAATGTTTGTCCATTTAAATCTCCTCCATAGATAGTTGCAGTTATGCCAGTTTGTTCAAATGAATACTTTGCTTCAGCTCTTCTAAATGGAATATCTGCTCTAACATTACCTTCTTTATCTTCAAGTATAACTGGGAAGTTTTCAAAGAAATTAGGTATTCTTCTAACTTCTAATTCGTTACCTTCCTTGTCTTGGAAAGAAATGTGACCTTGCCAACCAGTTGGTAAGCCATCACCATTAACAAGAGCTCCAACTCTGAATAATCCTCCCTTTGCAGGACTGTTTCCAACATAATCATAGAAGGCTAACTTTTCTGGGATTGATGCATATGCCTCTTCTTTAGTGGCACCATCATCAATAGCAGCTTGGACCCTTCTGTTAATTTCAGTTTTGAAATATCCAGAGTCCCATTGATATCTGGTAGGACCAAATAACTCGACTGGAGTTGTTGCTGAACCGTACCACATTGTTCCAGAAACAACGAAAGATACAAATAGTACAGCAGCTAGAGCACTAGCAAGAACTCCTTCAAGACTTCCAAGTTTTAGTGCTCTATACAGCCTTTCTCCAGGTCTATTGGTTATGTGAAAAATACCTCCAATAATACCCATTAGTCCTGCCGCAATATGATTTGCAACTATTCCTCCTGGATTAAAAGGATTAAATCCTTCTACTCCCCATGAAGGGGCAACAGGCTCTACATGACCAGTTAAACCATAAGGATCTGAAACCCAAATCCCGACGTTTGCGCAATGAAAAGCTCCAAAACCAAAGCATGTTAGTCCAGCTAGAAGAAGGTGAATTCCGAATATTCTTGGCAAATCAAGAGCAGGCTCACCAGTTCTTGAATCTTCCCATAAATCTAAGTCCCAATATGTCCAGTGCCAAATAGAGGCCAGCATCAGTAGTCCACTAAACACTATGTGTGCCGCTGCAACCCCTTCAAAACTCCAGAATCCAGGATCAACTCCTGTAGCACCCGTAATATCCCATCCGTTCCAACTACTTGTGATGCCTAGTCTTGCCATAAAAGGCATAACGTACATTCCCTGTCTCCACATTGGATTAAGAACGGCATCAGAAGGATCAAAAATGGCTAATTCGTAAAGAGCCATAGAACCGGCCCAGCCGGCTAATAATGCAGTATGCATAAGATGCACAGCAAGTAGTCGACCTGGGTCATTAATAACTACTGTGTGAACTCGATACCAAGGCAATCCCATCGGTTAATTTCTAGTAACTATGCTGAATAAACAGCTAAACATCACGATAGTAAGGGTTTTTTAGTCTTTGAGGGATTTTTGTAAATAAATTTATTTTCTTGCAAAAATTGGGTAAATCAATAAGCAGAACAGGAGTTACAAGGAATTTTAAGCTAAAAATTGTTAATATTTTGGTCACAATTCTCAAAGTAAAACGCCAAAATAAGAAAAATAACTAAAAAAAATGGCAACTATCAGATTTATCCGTGAGGATTTAGAGGTTCAATGTAATCCTGGTGAGAATTTAAGAGAATTAGTAATGAAAGAGAATTTACAACTTTATGGATTAAAAGGAATTTTAGGAAATTGTGGCGGAGCAGGGCAATGCAGTACTTGTTTTATTTCAGTTGAAGGAGGAAGCAAAAATTCTTTAAGTCCTCTTACATCAGTTGAAGAAGAAAAACTTAAAAATAGACCAGAAAATTGGCGACTTGCATGCCAAACATTAGTTAAATCCTCTACAGTCATTTTAACAAAACCACAATCTCCACCTTCAAATTTTGAAGAACTTAAAAAAAATAGCGAAAATAAAAAATTACCTCGCTAATTGTTTAAGACTGTTAATTAGTTGATAAAAATTTGTTTATTTTTCCACTTTATTTCAAGTTATATGTCTATAGTCTTAATACCTAATAGAACTGTCAACTAAATGGAAACAACTAATTTCGGATTCGTAGCTAGCCTTTTATTTGTAGGGGTGCCTACAATATTCCTTATTGGTTTATTTATTTCTACTCAAGATGGCGAAAAATCAAGCTTCTACTCAGAATCTGGTAAAGGTAAGCTTGGCCCAAAACGCTAAAGCTTTTATAAATGCTAAGCATTTCTGTAAAAGAAATTTTATTTTGGAAAAAAACACAACTTTTTAAGGGTGGAGATCATGAATCTCTTGCTTTTTTACTTGATTCTGTAGGCGGTATATCAACCAGTGATCTAAACTCGCTTAGTATAAATCCTGATAGAAACTTATATTTAAAAAAAAACTTAGAATTTTTAGAGTCTGTTTGGGAAGATCATTTAACAAGATCTTCCCCGATTCAATACCTTTGCGGAATAACTTATTGGAGAGACTTAAAATTAAAAGTTACAAATAAAGTACTTATTCCCAGACCAGAGACGGAGATGATAGTAGATATTGTCTTCAATATATTTAATAGGAAGTCAGAGAAATTATTTTTTGCTGAATTAGGAACTGGATCAGGCGCTATAAGTATTGCGTTGGCATTGGCTTATCCATTTAGCGAAGGAGTGGCAACTGATATAGATCAAGACGCATTAGAAATAGCTACTAAAAATTATATAAATTCTTCCAAACAATCAAATTTGAAATTTTATTGTGGAAATTGGTGGTCACCTCTTGGAAATTTAAAAGGAAAATTAGACCTTGCTATTTCAAACCCGCCATATATTCCTAAAGATACTTATGAAAAATTACCCAAAGAAGTTAAAAATTTCGAACCTAAAGTTGCTTTATTAGGTGGTGAAGATGGATTAAAACACATTAGGGAAATAATACAAAAAGCACCAATATTTCTAAAAGAGAAGGGCTGGCTAATTTTAGAGAATCATTTTGATCAAGGCGAAAAAGTAAAACAACTTTTTATTAAAAATAAATTTACATCAATAGAAATTGTGAAAGATCTTTCAGGTATTGGTAGGTTTACCATTGGAAGATATAAATAAATTATTAAAAGTTTATGATCTAAATGAATTTAGTAGACTGCAAATCCGCTTTGAAGACTCTTAAAAGTGGTTTACCTATAATCTTCCCAACTGACACATTACCTGCGATTGGATGCTTGCCAAAATTTTCAAATATTATTTATGAGTTTAAAAAAAGGGATAGAGATAAACCCTTAATTCTTATGGGGTCAGAACATAAACAATTAATTGATTATGTTCACGAATCAGCTAAAGAAGATTACGAAAATATAGCTTCAAAATATTGGCCTGGAGCTCTGACAATGGTTATTCCTGCTTCAGAAAAGCAGACTACTATCCTCACAAGCAATGATCTTACCCTTGGGTTGAGGATTCCAAATTCATATATGGCTCAATCTCTCATGAGAGAAACAGGTCCATTGTTAACTTCAAGTGCAAATATTTCAGGTTTTAAAGGATCTATTACAGTTGAAGGTATTGCTCTAGACTTCCCTTCTGTAAAGATTTTGGGTCCTATCCCCTGGGGCAAAAGAAGTGGAAAAGCAAGTACTATAATATTTTGGAAGAAAAGTGGAGATTGGAGACTCATTAGAGAAGGAGAAGTATTAGTAAGGGAATTGTATTAATGTTTTTATTATTATTTTTTGTTTTATTGATTCAATTTTTTACTTATTGGATATTTGAACCCCTTGCATCTTTTTTAGAGTATGTTCTCGAGATAAGATTTTTTCCCATCATTGCTCTTGTAGGTTTAATCTTTTTATTTTCAGCAAAGAATATTAAACAGAATTAAATAAATCAAAATGCCGGCTAACAGATTTGAACTGATGACCTTCGCTTTACAAAAGCGCTGCTCTACCGCTGAGCTAAGCCGGCAATTTCTACATCTTACAATTAGGGAGGGTCAACTATCAGTATTTTTTTAGCTTTTTTTAAATTTATTACTTTTTGATATCTTTATCAGCTTTATCAGTTTTATCGGTTTTATTAGTTTTTTTGAATTTTATTTCTCCTGAGATAGTTCTTTTGATTGGTAAATTGGCAACTAATGCAGTCATTCTATCCTCAGTCTCTAAACTTACTGCTACCTCTTCAAAATCAATTTCAACATATTTAGCAACAACATCAAGAATCTCTTTCCTCATTTTATCTAAAAGATCAGTTGTTAAGGAACTCATGTCAACTCTGTCATGAGCAAGTACAAGTTGTAATCTTTCTCTAGCTGTATTTGCACTAGACGTTTCTCTGCCTAGTAATTTATTTATAAGATCTCTAAGAGTCATCATTTTAAAAAACCTTTGTTTGCATTAATCTCATGAATTTATCTTTCAGACTTTTGCCTTCTTTTTTAGGATCAATAATTGGTACGTCTTTATTTGTAAGTCTTTGAGAAACATTCAAATAACATTTTTTTGCAGGAGATCTGCCATCTGAAAGTGTCAGTGGCTCACCTCTATTTGTACTTATTATTACCTGTTCATCTTCTAAAACAATACCTAGCAATGGCAAAGAAAGGATCCCTTGAACATCTTCGATAGATAACATTTCTTGACTAGCCATCATGTTAGGGCGAACTCTATTGATTACAAGTTGGATAGGCTCAATATCTGAAGTATTAAGAATCCCTATTACTCTATCCGCATCCCGCACTGCGGATAATTCTGGGTTAGTAACAACAATAGCTTCTTTACATGCTGCAAGAGCATTTTTAAAGCCATCTTCTACACCAGCAGGACAATCCACCAAGACAAAATCAAAGTTCTCACTAAGTAGCTCACTAATTTTCTTCATATCTTCGGGCTTCATCCAATCCAACATCCTTGGATCTCCAGCAGGTAGAAGAGCAAGATTGGGTTCTTTTTTATGTCTAACCAATGCTTGGTCAAGGCGACAATTCTTGTCTAGAACATCTTGAGCTGTATATATGATGCGATTTTCTAATCCTAGAAGAAGATCTAAATTTCTTAAGCCAAAATCAGCATCTAATACAGCAGTTGTTGCTCCGCTATTAGCAAGTGCAATACCTAGGTTTGCAGTTAAAGTTGTTTTACCAACCCCTCCTTTGCCTGAACAAATTAATATTGTGCGAGTTTTCTTCCCCACGATTTTAAAGATTTTACAAATAATAAGGCCACTTGCAAAAAGTTAAATCTTTTAAAGATTAAGTAATTCTTAAATTTATCTAGTTTGAATTAATTTATTTCAAATGATTGATTAATTTTTATTTTCGATTATGTGTGGTTTGATAATTATCGTTTGTTTATCTATTAATGCAATTTCTGGATAACAATTTTTGGGCTTATCCTTTGGACCAATAGCTATCACATCTGCAATTCTTAATTGTAAAGGGTTTAGATAAAGCGATGCAATAGAGGCATTTTTATTTCCACTTTTCCCTGCGAATGCTATCCCTAGTAATTTGCCCCAAACGTAAATATTTTTCTTAGCGGAAACTATTGCTCCTGGATTAACGTCTCCAATAATACATAGGTTTCCATTTGAAGATATTCTTTCACCCGATCGTACCGTTCCTTGGTAAAGAATATCGTTTTTCTTTTTTGAATTGAATGATAGTAACTTATTTTTAATCTCTTGCTCTCTTATAAAAGCTGATTCTATTTTTAAAAATTTTCCGCTTATTATCGTATCTCTATTATTAGAGTAAATGCGTAAGGAACAAATATTAATTTTGTCAAAATGGTTTTTTAATTTTGCTAATTGATGAGAACTTATTGATTCATTGACTGCGAAAATTTTTACTTCTACAGGTTCCTTGATGGAAGAAAATCTTTTGATAGTTTCATGGATATTATCTAAATCTAATAAAGTAAAAATCTCTAAATATTTACTTTTTGTATTTTTTAAAACTATTTCCATTGAATTAAATCTAGGAATTGTTTTTCATTAATGAAATTTCATTTTTAATTTCATTTTTGATCACACCTGGATAAATAATTAAAGAGCTTTCCTCAGATCTCATTAAAGTTTTTATTAATGCAGAACTATTTTCTAATGCGCTTTGATAAGTGCCGTCCCATATTTTTAATGCATTATTAGATTCAAAACCTTTAAAAGACCTTTCCTTAATCCCGCAAAATAGTTCTGAATCGTAACCATTCTTTTCACATAATTTTGTGGCAAATGCAAGGATTTTTAATCTATTCATTTTACTTAGAGAACTTATGTCTGATGCCTTTAATAAATCCCTGTCAATAAACATTTTGCATAGTGTAGAAAGTGGCTCAAAAGATTCATCTTTCCATCTAATCAAATGATAATAAAAGGTAACATCATCATTTCTTATGAAATCATCAAAATTAACCTTTGAAGGTGAAAAAATCCATTTATATAAAGAATTATCTAACCAAATTTTCTTTTCATAATTATGTTTTATTGTGTGTAATATTTTCCCCAGAATCCATGTTGATATTTCGTTTATCTTGTGATTGTAGATTGTTCTATACATCAAGTTTCTGAGTACAAGGAAATGCTCAATAGCGATCACTCCTTTTGGTTTGATTCCGATATTCCCATCAGGTGAAAAGGTAAGACCTGAAATAATTCTTTCTAAATCTACTAACCCATAATTAGTACCTGTGTTGTAACTATCGCGTAAAAGATAATCGAGACGATCGCAATCTATCTCACTACTTATCAATGTTTTTAAAGGTTTTGAAAATAGTTGTTTTGTTTGAAATAATTCTCCAATTTTTCTCGGTAATTCGTTGTCATACTTTTTGAGGATTGAATTTATTGGAGAATATTTTGTAACTAAGTTTTCAGACCATTGTTCGTGATCATGCTTGAATATTGTTTCACTGGTATGGCTTAAAGGTCCATGACCTAAATCATGTAGTAGAGCTGCTCCATAAAGAACAAATT contains:
- the nrdR gene encoding transcriptional repressor NrdR, giving the protein MQCPTCQNTDSRVLESRSADSGKSVRRRRECLNCSFRFTTYERVETMPVSVIKKDGGRELFDKQKLFTGISRACEKTNFSSEAIINFVDGIESQIVQDSNKDIKSSQIGELILKNLRKENEVAYIRYASVYRKFNGVKDFISTLESLKSGSKNQLASIS
- a CDS encoding photosystem II reaction center protein T — protein: MEAFAYVLILTLAVVTLFFAVAFRDPPKFDKK
- the psbB gene encoding photosystem II chlorophyll-binding protein CP47, whose protein sequence is MGLPWYRVHTVVINDPGRLLAVHLMHTALLAGWAGSMALYELAIFDPSDAVLNPMWRQGMYVMPFMARLGITSSWNGWDITGATGVDPGFWSFEGVAAAHIVFSGLLMLASIWHWTYWDLDLWEDSRTGEPALDLPRIFGIHLLLAGLTCFGFGAFHCANVGIWVSDPYGLTGHVEPVAPSWGVEGFNPFNPGGIVANHIAAGLMGIIGGIFHITNRPGERLYRALKLGSLEGVLASALAAVLFVSFVVSGTMWYGSATTPVELFGPTRYQWDSGYFKTEINRRVQAAIDDGATKEEAYASIPEKLAFYDYVGNSPAKGGLFRVGALVNGDGLPTGWQGHISFQDKEGNELEVRRIPNFFENFPVILEDKEGNVRADIPFRRAEAKYSFEQTGITATIYGGDLNGQTFTDPAVVKRLARKAQLGEAFKFDRETYKSDGVFRSSPRAWFTYAHLCFGLLFLFGHWWHASRTLYRNSFAGIDAEIGDQVEFGLFKKLGDETTRRIPGRV
- a CDS encoding (2Fe-2S)-binding protein, giving the protein MATIRFIREDLEVQCNPGENLRELVMKENLQLYGLKGILGNCGGAGQCSTCFISVEGGSKNSLSPLTSVEEEKLKNRPENWRLACQTLVKSSTVILTKPQSPPSNFEELKKNSENKKLPR
- the psbM gene encoding photosystem II reaction center protein PsbM — encoded protein: METTNFGFVASLLFVGVPTIFLIGLFISTQDGEKSSFYSESGKGKLGPKR
- the prmC gene encoding peptide chain release factor N(5)-glutamine methyltransferase yields the protein MLSISVKEILFWKKTQLFKGGDHESLAFLLDSVGGISTSDLNSLSINPDRNLYLKKNLEFLESVWEDHLTRSSPIQYLCGITYWRDLKLKVTNKVLIPRPETEMIVDIVFNIFNRKSEKLFFAELGTGSGAISIALALAYPFSEGVATDIDQDALEIATKNYINSSKQSNLKFYCGNWWSPLGNLKGKLDLAISNPPYIPKDTYEKLPKEVKNFEPKVALLGGEDGLKHIREIIQKAPIFLKEKGWLILENHFDQGEKVKQLFIKNKFTSIEIVKDLSGIGRFTIGRYK
- a CDS encoding L-threonylcarbamoyladenylate synthase — translated: MNLVDCKSALKTLKSGLPIIFPTDTLPAIGCLPKFSNIIYEFKKRDRDKPLILMGSEHKQLIDYVHESAKEDYENIASKYWPGALTMVIPASEKQTTILTSNDLTLGLRIPNSYMAQSLMRETGPLLTSSANISGFKGSITVEGIALDFPSVKILGPIPWGKRSGKASTIIFWKKSGDWRLIREGEVLVRELY
- the minE gene encoding cell division topological specificity factor MinE, with protein sequence MMTLRDLINKLLGRETSSANTARERLQLVLAHDRVDMSSLTTDLLDKMRKEILDVVAKYVEIDFEEVAVSLETEDRMTALVANLPIKRTISGEIKFKKTNKTDKTDKADKDIKK
- the minD gene encoding septum site-determining protein MinD, with the translated sequence MGKKTRTILICSGKGGVGKTTLTANLGIALANSGATTAVLDADFGLRNLDLLLGLENRIIYTAQDVLDKNCRLDQALVRHKKEPNLALLPAGDPRMLDWMKPEDMKKISELLSENFDFVLVDCPAGVEDGFKNALAACKEAIVVTNPELSAVRDADRVIGILNTSDIEPIQLVINRVRPNMMASQEMLSIEDVQGILSLPLLGIVLEDEQVIISTNRGEPLTLSDGRSPAKKCYLNVSQRLTNKDVPIIDPKKEGKSLKDKFMRLMQTKVF
- a CDS encoding septum site-determining protein MinC; the encoded protein is MEIVLKNTKSKYLEIFTLLDLDNIHETIKRFSSIKEPVEVKIFAVNESISSHQLAKLKNHFDKINICSLRIYSNNRDTIISGKFLKIESAFIREQEIKNKLLSFNSKKKNDILYQGTVRSGERISSNGNLCIIGDVNPGAIVSAKKNIYVWGKLLGIAFAGKSGNKNASIASLYLNPLQLRIADVIAIGPKDKPKNCYPEIALIDKQTIIIKPHIIENKN
- a CDS encoding HD domain-containing protein, yielding MSIKRIFHDPIHKEIVFDAGKPEELMIMELIDTVAFQRLRRIKQLGAASLVFHGAESSRFTHSIGVFCIARKIYKRLITIKSSFCENKFVLYGAALLHDLGHGPLSHTSETIFKHDHEQWSENLVTKYSPINSILKKYDNELPRKIGELFQTKQLFSKPLKTLISSEIDCDRLDYLLRDSYNTGTNYGLVDLERIISGLTFSPDGNIGIKPKGVIAIEHFLVLRNLMYRTIYNHKINEISTWILGKILHTIKHNYEKKIWLDNSLYKWIFSPSKVNFDDFIRNDDVTFYYHLIRWKDESFEPLSTLCKMFIDRDLLKASDISSLSKMNRLKILAFATKLCEKNGYDSELFCGIKERSFKGFESNNALKIWDGTYQSALENSSALIKTLMRSEESSLIIYPGVIKNEIKNEISLMKNNS